From Lolium perenne isolate Kyuss_39 chromosome 5, Kyuss_2.0, whole genome shotgun sequence, a single genomic window includes:
- the LOC127303242 gene encoding uncharacterized protein: MSSSGSPKDNSFVNMVNPYMNELKMHPKELLLKDGKVQVEDVRGPKGEGSLEARMEKLEQEVFKYNKVAEREVEIVHKINAELIAEHKKETAELWDDIFSLH, translated from the coding sequence atgtcttcttctggATCACCCAAAGACAACTCCTTTGTGAACatggtcaacccgtacatgaacgagctgaagatgcatccTAAGGAGTTGTTGCTAAAGGATGGGAAGGTGCAGGTAGAAGATGTTCGGggacctaaaggagaaggaagtctGGAAGCTAGGATGGAAAAGCTAGAGCAAGAAGTCTTTAAATATAACAAGGTGGCAGAACGTGAAGTGGAAATCGTCCACAAGATAAATGCAGAGCTCATCGctgaacacaagaaggagactgccgaGCTTTGGGATGACATCTTCTCGCTCCACTAG